ACTCTCAGAATCGTCTCCATCAGAGGCACTAAAACAAAGGCATTAGAACATCTGAACCCTTGTCGGGGAAACTCAAAAAGCGTCTCCCGTTCCGAAGGTTCTCCAGTCAGAAAAGATGACGACGGAACTGGTCTCCACATCTTACGAGCTGGTGGATTCCAGCCGCCCTAAAAAGGCTGTCCGAACCCCCTTAAGGAATTTGGATCCCGCCCGGTCGAAACTGAGCACCGTCGAAACCAAGAGGATCATATCTGTCTTGGATGAAACCATCTTCAAGGTAGAACTGGTCAGCGTCTTCTCCCACGTCATCGAGAACTTCGATGAGTTTAGCGCCGTCTTAGGTCCCGACCTCACAGGAGCCTTCCGAGAGCACCACCGGCTCTCGACCATCCTGGAATTCCTACTCTCGCATCCGGAAGAAGAAAATGCTGTCTACATAGGATCGGGGAAAGGAACTTTTTTTGGCCTTGTGGATACGGACGGCCATCTCACGTTGCACGTTCAAGGCCTTAAAAGCTCGGTCCGAAATATTCTACGCCTGCTTTACACCAACACGGTCGCTTGCCAAGCTCTGAGAGAGGTTGCTTACGCCAGGGACCCGTCCGTCCATAAATTCATTAACTGTCTGTCCAAGCAGAGGGTCTTCCTCTTTGAGCAGCTCCTCACCACCCCtttagaagaaaaagagaaatgtcgTTTTTTGCACGAAGTCTTCCAGCGGGACAAGAAAAACACGGAGACGGCGGCAGGACTGGAAGACGAGCTGACGGCAGCCGTGCAGAGTAGGGACGACGAGGTGTGGCGGTGGAGCTAAGCGGCAGGACCTGACTTGTCCGGTCCACTTGGCCAGTCAAAAACTCGATTTAATTACccggtttccccgaaaataagacatcccctgataataagcccaatcaggcttttgagcgctgAAAATAAGCTTCCCCCCctctcccgaaaataagccctcccccaaaatatttaaatgcagagctggaaatcaggtaagacggtaaGAGAAGCcacatcttgctccacgcgccccaaaataataagacctccccgaaaacaaggccaagcgcttatttcggggttccaaatatatatatatatataagacagggccttattttcagggaaagactGGTAATTGCCAGTTCAAATGGTAGGCAGGAAAAAAGAGAGCACAGatttgactaggtggctcagtggctaagacaccgagcttgtcgatcaggaaggttggcagtttggcagtttgaatccctagtgcaggtctgtgtggagcagggggttgggctagatgacctccaaggtcccttccaactcttgtcactGTTACGGACTGTAAGAGCTCCAGTGTGGTGTAATGGTGAAGGCAtccagctagaaactgggagatgtggaagtctagtctcgccttaggcatcGATCCAGCaggctgaccttgggccagtcgttTTCTCTCCGCCCGAGGAAGGCAGCAATGGCAGACCAcagaaactttgccaagaaaaggggaggaagagaaatgaTAGAAAAACACTTGAGAAAAAGGCCTGTTAGCAAttaaggcgccaggctagaaactgggagaccatgagttctagtcccgccttaaggatgaccttgagccagcttctctctctcagccctaagaaggaggcaacgGCAAACCGCTTTGGAaataccttgccaagaaaacttcagggacttctcCAGGCAGTCTCAGAGAACCAGACATTAATTGAAgggttgaattaattaattaattaattaattaatttttaaaaaaaacaccataattgactatagagatagtcctcgatttacgaccgtaaTTGAGCCTGGCATATTTGACCGCTTCAAGAGAACCTTTTCATGCCAAAACTGGAGGGAGATTAtccatcctcgacttatgacccctaTTTTGCCCAGCTcacccacagaaattttgggctcaatgctgggtcgtaagtcgaggactacctgtactagtgaTTATGTTTTTAGGAAGGGGACCTGGACCCTTCAACGAGACTGGggcggtggcctagagatggagctcttgcctcacaatcaggaggctgtgaattcgatcccaggtagaggcagatattcctctctctgggcacactgagaatatatctgccgaacaaaactcagTACTGGGgataggaagggcatccggccacaaacactctgctagctccattcagttgtccagactccaccccgcaaggggttatggggtcgttaaatgaaaaTGATGATGAAATGGACATATTTTACCAAACACATCTCGTCCAGTTTTGACTGCTGTGTCCAGCTTCGACTCCCACTGATCCACAACAGCGTTATTCCGAGTGTAGTTTGGATCCAGTCGGTCTTTCCAGAAGATTCTGCCCTAGAGAGTTGGATCGCAAAGCtgttttttcatttgtttattcCCCCTCCCCGTACTCCTTTTTCAGATTTCCAAGAAAAACGCTGTCATCAAAGATCTGAAAACCCACTTGCACAACCTGGCCAAGTTCTCCGAAAGCCAAATCCAGCGTACCCGGGCCGAAGCCGAGAAACAGCACAAAACGGAGGTGCGCACTTCCCAGGCGAAATGCGCCAAATTGCAGCAGGAGCTGCAACAGCTGCGCGCTCAGTTCAACGCCCTGGTGGCCGAAGATCGGGAGACGGAACTCAACCTCCGGAAGGTAAATCCCAATGGAGGCTGAGCAGAGAAACCAGGCTTACTAGTAGTAATGGTGAGAGGGATCTGGGCTCCTTAGTGGTTTTGTTGCTGTTAgtcgcgaagtcgtgtccgacccatcgcgaccccatggaccacgttcctccaggccttcctgtcctctaccatcctctggagcaggggtcgccaaccctggcaactttaagacttgtggacttcaactcccagaatttctcagccagcaaagctgaggaactctgggagttgaagtccacaaagttgccaaggttggagacccctgctctggagtccatttaagctcacgccgactgcttcggtgactccatccagccacctcattctccgccgtccctttcttcttcttttgccctccatcgttcccagcattaggctcttctccagggagtccttccttctcattaggtggccaaactatTTGATTGGAGCCAACCGTGtccagtggcagccaaaaaagccaatgcaatcctaaattgcattaacagagggatacaattaagatcaagggtggtactaataccactctataaagccctagtaagtccacacctagaataccccatatagttttggtcaccacactataaaaaagatgttgacactctagaaagagtgcagagaagagcaaccaagatgattagaggtctggaggctaaaacatacaatgaaaagttgcaggaactgggcatggctagactagtgaggagaaggaccagggggagacatgatagcagtcttccaatattcgggagggtgccacagagaggagggtgggggcaagctattctccaaagcaccagaaggccagataaggaataatggatggaaactgagcaaggagagattcaacctagaaataaggagaaattttctgacagtgagaacaatccacccatggaacagaagttgccttcagaagttatgggagcttcatccctggaggctttgaagaagagactggactgccatctgtcagaaatggtgtagggtctactgcttgggcagggggttgggctagatgacctacaaggtcccttccaactctgtgaatctAAACTATGAAACATATTTGcacaacctggctggggaaatacCCGACAGCAGCTGTCCCCAACCTGTTGTGTCTCCCTcactttccctgcagccgggcccatcttatctccttccgaacgctgaggaatgtcctggcatgcctccaagccccagccctggcaccatgcccagacaggccgaacaagacgaagtgcctgaagtgcctccagcccccagccctggctccatgcccaggcaaacggagcaactagacccctccccctcccccacagcatgtgagcctgaggaaggtcaattaccaacagctggagcctggagagatcctcacttcaggagaattgataggcggcgtcagcagaaggaagggaggggcaggcctggataagtgctgagtcatggagccacaccccatggcctatataaaggatctgctttctggcattctctgagtcaggcaaagtctaccttgaattgctgaagtcactttctggtctcctgcctgccttgagaactttgctaggacttcggcagagctgcagaggcacgcctgatatggacttccccgacccagccgtcagtggaggagtgggacacgacacaaccttTAAGGCAGGAATCGTAAACCTTTGCTGCCAAGCTGACCGTTTTTTTACTACAATCTTATTTCCTTTTAGAAAAAATACAAGGTGGAAATGGAGATAGAAAATTGGGTCCAAAAATACGATATCGAAATGATTGAAAAGCAGGTAAGATATCagcttctttcctttcccctcatCGAGCTGTTTTTCTCTCGAGAACGGTGGCACAGTAGCCTAGAGGTAATCCTCTTGCTTCACACTCAGGAGGCTGTGGGTTCGATCCTAGacagtggcagatgtttctctatctggGTGCGATGAGCTAAgtgtctgctgtgaactccacatcggtgtcaggaagggcatccggccagtaaatgcttgAACGCCATTTCATGGCCCCCAACTTCACccccgatgcaagggattaaaagaaaaagaaaaatagctacTTTCGTCTcgagagtgtcaggcctggaaaccatcttatagtttatagtttactttattgtgcaTTACACGTGGTACAAcaaattaaatgccgtcttcagtgtacattataactataaaaataaaaacacaaacatacatcctttacattctatatcatTGTAACTGAAAACCCAATACTGcactataccgtagaattcaatatagttattgccctgggatagaagctgtttttcagcctatttgtccttgttttattGACCTGTACCAGccgccagatggtaatagttaaaaaaaaaaaaaagcggcgcccaggatgagatggatcttgggcttccaaaaagagattggactgccatttgtcagaaatggtgtagggtctagatgacctacaaggtcccttccatctctgttaatctgtaatctgctaGGCTTCTGGCAAGGAAAATCAACGGGGGATTTGCTTAAGGAGCCCAGGGTTCACTTAAAGCTGCTGCGATTCGCTTCACAACcgtggcaaaataaaataaaaggaaaggaaaagggaaaggaaaaggaaaggaaaggatgaaatgaaataataaaatgaaatgaaatgaactaaaataaaataaaataataaaataataaataaaataaaagggggtCATAAAACACGAGCGCGACTCTTTCTCTCCCCAGGAGGAAATCGATGAGATCGATGAAGTCTACGTGATCGAGAAGCAGGATCTGGCTCAACTGCGGGAGAAATACACCCGGCTGGACGAGGAATACTGCCAGATCGTGGAGGAGAGGAGGATCAAGCAGGAACAGAAGGACAAAGCCGAGAAGGAGCTAGCCATCCTGGCACGAGCTGCTACTCTGATCCAGGCCGTCTGGAAGGGCTACTTAGTGAGGTCATTGTTACGcagcaaaaggaagaagaaggggaaggggaagaagggtaCAGGCAGGAGATGAGCGTTGAGGTCAATGCCTGGCCGTTATCTAATTTGGTGGCTCGGCTGCCCTGGGCAGTTTCGCAGAGGGAAGGAACCCTTCGGAGGTTCTGGGATGTTCTTTAATAAAGTTGATCATTTAAAAAGATGTGAGACCTGTCAATATCATTTTCCCCAACCCAAAATCTCTCGTCTTGAGTAGAAAGGGGAGAAGATCCCAGAGAGCAGGGCCTTtgggggtctctgagcttggttgttttcttgcagacgtttcattaccgatccaactggtcagtcctacaggagatcaattttttgactgctctttagaagaccagatcctgaggaggaaactcaaatactttggccacctaatgagaaggaaggactccctggagaagagcctcatgctgggaacgatggaggtcaaaagaagaagaaagggacggcggagaatgaggtggctggatggagtcactgaagcagtcagcatgagcttcaatggactccggaggatggtaaaggacaggaaggcctggaggaacgttgtccatggggtcgcgatggatcggacacgacttcgcaactaacaaccacaATTATTCTCTCTACATTCTCTTTTGTCTCGTGCAGCGTTTCCTAAATTTGGTTAAACTTTTGAACATGGGTGGaccgcaactcccagaattccccaacctgcACACCGATTTAGGGAAGCAGTCCACTTAAGGATGGGTTGGGCTGTTCTACCTCCAGGGAGGTTTCCCTGACCGTGAACTTGTGGTCCGAGCAGAGGAACCAGGCAACCCTTTCGAACGGGGAGTGAGAAGTGCTCCCAAAGAAGCAGTAGGGGTACGTTGGTCCTGCTGTTGATTGGATCTTGCTGGGCGAAATCGATCGGAAGTCTCGTACAGTCTGACGAGAGACTGGGAACGTGGCCTACTCATGACTTGGGTGGCCACGTCTGAACAGGTCTCAGGTGGCTTCCAAAAAGAGGTTCCTGCTTTGTGGTTGGCTTCCAATCTGTCCTTTCCCGTAGAGGTCACTACCTCCTTCGGTGGACGGTGGAAAAGGACCGGGCGGTCTCTTGGAGCCGAAGGCGGAGTCCAGAGCAAAGGGCGGAGTTTAGCCACgtcttctctggtggcccaggAGGTTGTC
This genomic stretch from Ahaetulla prasina isolate Xishuangbanna chromosome 15, ASM2864084v1, whole genome shotgun sequence harbors:
- the IQCD gene encoding dynein regulatory complex protein 10, with the translated sequence MTTELVSTSYELVDSSRPKKAVRTPLRNLDPARSKLSTVETKRIISVLDETIFKVELVSVFSHVIENFDEFSAVLGPDLTGAFREHHRLSTILEFLLSHPEEENAVYIGSGKGTFFGLVDTDGHLTLHVQGLKSSVRNILRLLYTNTVACQALREVAYARDPSVHKFINCLSKQRVFLFEQLLTTPLEEKEKCRFLHEVFQRDKKNTETAAGLEDELTAAVQSRDDEISKKNAVIKDLKTHLHNLAKFSESQIQRTRAEAEKQHKTEVRTSQAKCAKLQQELQQLRAQFNALVAEDRETELNLRKKKYKVEMEIENWVQKYDIEMIEKQEEIDEIDEVYVIEKQDLAQLREKYTRLDEEYCQIVEERRIKQEQKDKAEKELAILARAATLIQAVWKGYLVRSLLRSKRKKKGKGKKGTGRR
- the RITA1 gene encoding RBPJ-interacting and tubulin-associated protein 1 → MKAARGLGAPLQRKGRVYRIKATASFVDESLFGNQGKHQPSSPEFEPPWTEAKTHGQRPLLWSPDTRHVDSGPLKSPQSVSTPRKRNKYRLKSHTPSYCDETLFGSKPGGHEWTTSWATREDVAKLRPLLWTPPSAPRDRPVLFHRPPKEVVTSTGKDRLEANHKAGTSFWKPPETCSDVATQVMSRPRSQSLVRLYETSDRFRPARSNQQQDQRTPTASLGALLTPRSKGLPGSSARTTSSRSGKPPWR